The following coding sequences are from one Humulus lupulus chromosome X, drHumLupu1.1, whole genome shotgun sequence window:
- the LOC133805927 gene encoding uncharacterized protein LOC133805927 yields MATYLERVRSYLEQLVEYSIEQIPRERNIHADALAKLASTKDGDTLKSVPVEYLPRPSIVNPDVHMVSIPKESWASPIIDYLRDGVVPTDKREARRLVYKAAWYTLVDGILHKRGFSVPLLRCVNEEEAVKVLYEIHEGECGNHASGPSTAQKATRQGYYWPSMEKDANDFARKCDKCQRFGVPYKIISDNDTQFEGETFKEYCRERGIRRSFSAIVNPQANGQVEAINKVLKRNLKTKLEKMKGAWVEELPNALWAYRTTPRTTTGETPFSLAYGCKVVLPIEMKVNSHRI; encoded by the exons atggctacatacttggaaagggtaagaAGCTATTTGGAGCAATTGGTGGAatatagcatagagcaaatcccgaGAGAGAGGAATATCCATGCTGATGCCCTTGCGAAGCTGGCTTCCACTAAAGATGGAGATACCCTCAAATCAGTGCCTGTGGAATACTTACCAAGGCCAAGCATTGTCAATCCAGACGTTCACATGGTCAGCATTCCAAAGGAGTCATGGGCCAGCCCGATTATAGACTACCTGAGGGATGGAGTGGTACCAACAGACAAGAGGGAGGCTCGGAGGCTAGTTTACAAGGCAGCCTGGTACACATTGGTAGATGGGATCTTACACAAGAGGGGGTTTTCTGTGCCACTCTTGCGATGTGTCAATGAGGAAGAAGCTGTGAAGGTGCtatatgaaatacatgagggtgAATGTGGCAACCATGCGAGTGGACCATCCACGGCTCAAAAAGCCACGAggcaggggtactactggccttccatggagaaagatgcaaaTGATTTCGcaaggaaatgtgacaaatgccaaag ATTCGGAgtgccctacaagattatttctgaCAACGACACTCAGTTTGAAGGGGAAACATTCAAGGAGTACTGTAGGGAAAGAGGCATAAGGAGAAGCTTCTCGGCTATTGTgaatccacaggccaatgggcaggtggaggccattaacaaagtcctAAAGAGGAACTTAAaaacaaagctagagaagatgaaaggtGCTTGGGTCGAGGAGTTACCAAACGCgctttgggcctacagaaccactccACGCACTACCACTGGAGAGACCcctttctccttagcatatggatgtaAGGTTGTCCTCCCGATTGAGATGAAGGTTAACTCGCACAGGATATAG